The following proteins come from a genomic window of Nocardiopsis sp. YSL2:
- a CDS encoding TspO/MBR family protein translates to MTIAPRERRHGGATALAGLVVFVSAVAATALAGVLLSPDTAQEYARLDQPDWAPPSWLFGPVWTTLYAMIALAGWLVWRRFGWREARPALSLFALQLLLNAAWSPLFFTLGLRGIAFADIVVLWVVLSATIALFARLSRPAAWLLVPYWAWTTFAALLSFTMWRLNLGA, encoded by the coding sequence GTGACGATCGCACCGCGAGAACGGCGGCACGGCGGCGCCACCGCCCTGGCGGGCCTGGTGGTGTTCGTGTCGGCGGTGGCGGCCACCGCCCTGGCGGGCGTACTCCTGAGTCCTGACACCGCCCAGGAGTACGCGCGGCTCGACCAGCCGGACTGGGCGCCCCCGTCCTGGCTGTTCGGCCCCGTGTGGACGACCCTCTACGCCATGATCGCCCTGGCGGGCTGGCTGGTGTGGCGGCGCTTCGGCTGGAGGGAGGCGCGCCCGGCGCTCTCGCTGTTCGCACTGCAGCTACTGCTCAACGCCGCGTGGAGCCCTCTGTTCTTCACCCTGGGGCTGCGCGGCATCGCCTTCGCCGACATCGTCGTGCTCTGGGTGGTCCTGTCCGCGACGATCGCCCTCTTCGCGAGGCTCTCGCGACCGGCGGCCTGGCTCCTGGTCCCCTACTGGGCGTGGACGACCTTCGCCGCACTGCTGAGCTTCACGATGTGGCGGCTCAACCTCGGGGCGTAG
- a CDS encoding CdaR family transcriptional regulator: protein MMKPDPSELNPLGGLGFPITQPLAPVEHWGTSRSFVHGGYSVTLIPVTESAHPEALESLIAQASAWIEATGERRCAAFGSATGHNRIGTTVDDLEMVIRVVERLGYSPGVYRTEDIPIEIALMRSPDLAELLAGRLVPLTLAGAPLMETLLSYLEHGRERANVARQLHIHPNTLDYRLRRIHELTGLSPWLMKDIQILGAASIAARLSPENEGRCHTAVATPQARGATDGDEGFLR from the coding sequence ATGATGAAGCCGGACCCCTCGGAGCTGAACCCGTTGGGTGGTCTCGGCTTCCCGATCACACAGCCCCTCGCCCCCGTCGAACACTGGGGCACCTCCCGGTCATTCGTCCACGGCGGCTACTCGGTCACTCTGATCCCTGTCACGGAAAGCGCCCACCCCGAGGCGTTGGAGAGCCTGATCGCGCAAGCTTCCGCCTGGATCGAGGCGACCGGTGAACGACGCTGCGCCGCCTTCGGATCCGCAACCGGGCACAACCGGATCGGCACCACCGTGGACGACCTTGAAATGGTCATACGTGTGGTGGAACGGCTGGGGTACTCACCGGGTGTCTACCGAACCGAAGACATACCGATAGAAATCGCTCTCATGCGTTCACCGGACCTCGCCGAACTACTCGCGGGCCGACTCGTGCCGCTCACGCTCGCGGGCGCCCCGTTGATGGAAACGCTCCTGTCATATCTGGAGCACGGCAGGGAGCGTGCCAACGTCGCACGACAACTCCACATCCACCCCAATACGCTGGACTATCGCCTGCGCAGGATCCACGAACTGACCGGACTGTCCCCCTGGTTGATGAAGGACATCCAGATTCTCGGAGCTGCCTCGATCGCGGCGAGACTTTCGCCGGAGAACGAGGGTCGGTGCCATACCGCCGTGGCGACGCCACAGGCCAGAGGGGCTACTGATGGGGACGAGGGCTTCCTGAGATGA